The window AACTCTCATTGAAGCCAATGCACGATACCTGTCTCAGTCTCAACCTCTTCAATGATACACTTTGTATCCTGTTGACACCAGCTGTACTGTGGGGCTGGACCTTAAGTACTGCACATCCAAAGGCCTGGATTTGTGAATGTGTCTTGGCAACAACATCCTTTTCACCAGCTTGTATGAGTGCGAGTGTGTGTCCTTGCATGTGTTGGTTGGAGAGTGAACACGTGTGATTGCATATGAgtgtatgtgctgtgtgtgtgtttgtgtgtgtgtggtcctcaatgtgttggcaTTACACGGAaacgcagacacacactcacacacactcacatttggATGTGAGGGCTACATGCCTGGAGGGTGGCTGTGTTAATGGCTCACCTGGCATCACTGCCACCTCCCACCAGAGGCTGTGAGCCTGGCACGGGCACAGtgggcacagagagaggagccGCCTCGCTCCAGCTGCTGCCCAGGTGACAGAGGCTGCCtgggggaaggaagggagggggggggactaggagaggatggagggatggattgaagagaaaaagagggatCGAGGGGAGGTTGAAGAgaaatagagggatggaggggaggggaggatggaggggagtggagtgagggatggaagggtgaagagaaggaaaggaggaagggaggataAGGACAGTGACTAGGGAAGCAtgtaggatggagggatgaaaggatgaagagaaggaagggagaataAGGACAGTGACTAGGgaagagtggaggatagagggatgaaagggTGAAGGGAGGATAAGGACAGTGACTAGGAAGCATgtaggatagagggatgaaagggtgaagagaaggaagggaggaagggaggataaGGACAGTGACTAGGGAAGCATGTAGATGAAGGGATGGAATGAAcagtggaggagaggatagggagtagcaggtattacctctctctccctccccagggaGGCAGCATTATGGCCATATCACTAAGAACCCAGGATGAGAGGACAAGGTGGGGTACAGGAATGGTGGGTGTCCTGCCAGCTGgatgagaggacatggtggggtacAGGGGAATGGTGTGGGTGTCCTGGCCTGCTGGATGAGAGGACAGCAGTGGGGCAGCAGGGACTGGGGGTGTCCTGCCTGCTGGATGAGAGGACATGGGGGGTACAGGGGACTGTCCTGCCTGCTGgatgagaggacatggtggggtacAGGGGACTGGTGGGTGTCCTGCTGCTGGATGAGGACATGGTGGGGTACAGGGGACTGGTGGGTGTCCTGCTGGATGAGGACATGGTGGGGTACAGGGACTGGTGGGTCCTGCCTGCTGgatgagaggacatggtggggtacAGGGGACTGGTGGGTGTCCTGCCTGCTGgatgagaggacatggtggggtacAGGGGAATGGTGGGTGTCCTGCCTGCTGGATGAGGAGGACATGGTGGGGTACAGGGGACTGGTGGGTGTCCTGCCTGCTGgatgagaggacatggtggggtacAGGGGACTGGTGGGTGTCCTGCCTGCTGgatgagaggacatggtggggtacAGGGGACTGGTGGGTGTCCCCTGCTGgatgagaggacatggtggggtacAGGGGAATGGTGGGTGTCCTGCCTGCTGGATGAGGACATGGTGGGGTACAGGGGACTGGTGGGTGTCCTGCCTGCTGgatgagaggacatggtgggggtACAGGGGACTGGTGGGTGTCCTGCCTGCTGGATGAGAGGACACAGGGGTACAGGGGAATGGTGGGTGTCCTGTGgatgagaggacatggtggggtacAGGGGACTGGTGGGTGTCCTGCCTGCTGGATGAGAGGACATGGTGTCACATGGTGGGTGTCCTGCCTGCTGgatgagaggacatggtggggtacATGGACTGGAATTACCCAAGGATGACAGCATATGAGAGCAGTGTCACATGCTAACACATGGACTTGCACGAATGCACgtggccgatgtgaaatggctagcccgCGGTGGTGCGCGGCTTACTAGTGTTTTTGTgtcgcgatgggtaacgatgcttcgtgagtgactgtggttgatgtgtgcagatGGTCCCttgttcgagcccaggttggggtgaggagagggacggaagctatacggatacactcacacacacacatgcatgcacatacTGGCAGCATACACACGTTTGCTCACTcgcacaaaaaacacacacacattactactcATGACATTTTATTATCCGGCAATAACATATGGACGCCTTCATCTCTGTGCAAAAGTCCCAATTAGTAGCCTCCAGTGTTAATAATGTATAAATAGCATAGCTATCTATCTGTATTTTAAACTGGCACTAGTAATCGATTGTAAGACTGCGTTCTATTTTCTGTGCTCTTGTAAACCCAACCGCCTGCTGTAAAACAGAACACAGCCGTATAAAGCTGTGTTCACTGGTGATACATTAAAACGCAGCATCTATCCTTGTGCACACTGAgccagcgtctctctctctctctcctctccctcatctaaTCTCGCTCTTCcacatcctccctctccccccgctCTCATAGTATCTCAGTCTTCCTCATCCTAACTGTCTTTTTCCCCTTCTCTCACCCCCccgcctcactctctctctccctctacccctgctccctcctcctctccatccctttctcacTGAGCCACCATCGCACAGCACTTGGCCGTCAGCCACGGCCGGCTATACACCCAACATCTGGGTCTGGCTGTTCTCTGGAGCGGCTGCCAGAAGAGCCCTAGGTTTAAAGAGACAAACCCCAGCTGAGTCTGCCTGGTCTCTGCGGTTCAGATCTGTTTGAATGTCAAATCCGCTCGGTGCCAAACTTGCCTTGTTGTCCATTGCATATTATGTACCACGGAATAAAACGCTCCGATGTATACATAAGTATGTAATAGCCAGAAGAAGGCCATATATGGAGATTTATTATGTGACATACTGTACAATGGGACATTGTTTGTGGCTGGTCAACAGGTTGTTTGTTTGTCGAATGCACAAGTGGTATTTGCATTTGAAAGAGTGGTAGGTAGGCTGGCAACAGGCGTGTTGCCCGCTGGagcatattatatatacagtggggcaaaaagtaagGCAAagggggctactttgaagaatctgaaatataaaatatctttatttgtttaacacttttttagttaccaCATGaccccatatgtgttatttcatggttttgatgtcttcactattattctacaatgtagagaatagtctaaaaaaaaaagaagccTCTTGAGATGagcaggtgttctaaaactttggaccgtggtgttatatgtatatatttacatgtatacGTTTATGGATACAGTACACGTAGATATTTTATGTGTAGATTGTCTGTGAGAGAATCCATGTCATTGAGATACATTATGGGTGGAAGGTCTAGAAGATTTAGAGATTTCAGAGGAAGCTGAACAGATGATACCAACATCACATAATATACTAACAGTATGGCCTTACATTAGGAGGTGAGTGGTTGTTTTCTAGTTTGGACATCTAAGACCCTAGTACACTAAACGGGCACTAAGCTACGTCATGATCTTCACTAATAGTCAAGATCAGATCGAAAGTATCAAGGAAAACACCGACTGCCGGACAACAGTTTAACTGCCTGTCGCCACCCCTTTTAAACGTCCAATAAAATATTCATTGTGTGATGTTTGCACACC of the Oncorhynchus masou masou isolate Uvic2021 unplaced genomic scaffold, UVic_Omas_1.1 unplaced_scaffold_7328, whole genome shotgun sequence genome contains:
- the LOC135537252 gene encoding uncharacterized protein LOC135537252; its protein translation is MLSSLAGRTPTSPLYPHHVLSSSRQDTHQSPVPHHVLIQQAGHPPFPCTPPCPLIQQGTPTSPLYPTMSSHPAGRTPTSPLYPTMSSHPAGRTPTSPLYPTMSSSSSRQDTHHSPVPHHVLSSSRQDTHQSPVPHHVLSSSRQDPPVPVPHHVLIQQDTHQSPVPHHVLIQQQDTHQSPVPHHVLSSSRQDSPLYPPCPLIQQAGHPQSLLPHCCPLIQQARTPTPFPCSLCHLGSSWSEAAPLSVPTVPVPGSQPLVGGGSDA